caacccGTACTGAgttcaagctcatcatcctcacaCTTTGCTTATACATACACTCTCTCATAAACACAGACGATGGAACAATACGACGTCGCCGTAGTTGGTCTCGGTGCCCTTGGCAGCGCCGCAGCTTATCAAGCTTCCATCAAAGGCGCCAAAGTTGTTGGCTTCGAGCAATTCGAACTGGGCCACGTTCGCGGCGCTTCGCACGATACTTCACGTATTGTCAGAACCTCATATGGGGCCCCTGAGTTCGTCGCCCTCGCTCGGTCAGCTTATAAAGACTGGGCGGAGCTGGAGAGGCGGTCGGGAATGAAGATGCTGACTATCACGGGAGGTGTCGTCTTTCTCCCACAGAAGGGGCCGACGCCATCTAGTGACTTTACTACTAGTCTCGATGCAAACGGCGTCCCCTATGAGGTTCTCACGCCCGAGGAGACCAACAAAAGATGGCCTGGGTTCAATGTTCCTCAGGGCGTTGATACCGTCTTCACCCCTGATTCGGGCATTGTTCACGCCGCAAAGGCCGTCATGACGCTCCAGTTCCAGGCTCGCTTCAACGGCGCCGTTCTCAAGGAGAACACACGCGTCGAGGCTGTGACGCCCCAACCCAGCGGCGGCGTAACGATTGAGACTTCTCAAGGTGTCTATCACGCTCGCAAGGTCATCATTGCTGCTGATGCATGGACgaacaagctcctcaagcCACTCGGCGTTGAGCTCCCCATCACCGTCATGCAGGAGCAGGTAACCTACTTCAAGCCCTCTCACGAGCATGAAGCACAGTTTGCAAACGACAAGTTCCCCGTTTGGATCTGGGGAGGTGAGAAGTGGTTCTATGGCTTTCCTCTCTACGGCGAGCCCGCGCTCAAGGCTGGTCAAGACGCTGGAAGAAACGACATGAATCCTGAAGAGCGTACATGGCGGCCCTCGGAGAGATTGAGCAACGAGCTCAACGGATTTCTGGATAGGCTTATTCCCAAGCGAGGCGATGAGTTGAGAACCGTCACCTGCCAATACACAATCACGCCTGATCGACAGTTTATCATCAGCGAGTTAGAGAAGCACAAGGATGTTATTCTCGCTCTCGGTAACGCACATGCCTTCAAGTTTGCTCCCGCCATCGGTCGAGTTACTGCTGAGCTTGCATTGGATGGGAAGACGACTGATGATATCTCAAAGTTTGGGTTTCCCAAGACAACACCCAGCAAACTGTAGTCCTTGATGGGGCGGATATAACCAAGGAAATGAATAGAAGAAGAGGGCTTCTTTGTAGAGGTTCTACGTCTATTCAATATACATATTATGTGCGTGTTGTATATTCGGACCACTCTTGATATATAGGAACATAGTTTTGTAACCAGATTGCCTGTGTTTCAAGGAATGGATTATTTATGTCACAAAGGAAACTACAGAGACTTGTGAGCCAAGTATCGCCTTAACAGTTATGTCAATCCTGTTTGAAACTTCACCCTATTTCCAAATCCGTACACCACGCGAGGTCTACAAAAACCGTCGCCAATAATAGATCCAAGCAAATCCGGGCCAATTCCTGGCCAAAAACGACATAAGTATGCAAGAAGAAAAACATAATCACTCCCCTTCGTCTTGCTCATACCCGGGTTCTGGCAGCCCACCAGACCAAGCGATTTCCAATAACCAGATAAAAGACGAgaataaaaaataaaatagagCCACAGCCGGATGTTTGTCTTGTTCCAGTCCCGATGTTGCGAAGCATCCGTTGCGATTACATCAAAAGTAGTAGAGCCCCTGATCAACAACCACTACAACCCAGTCAATCGACAAGTGGATGGTGCTTTGACTCGAGGAGTAGATTGTTGGTGTGTAAGATTGTTGCGTCCAAACATTCGGAATATTGACGGACAGTATTCATAGCGTCGTCAAGATGAAAAACATTATGTCCACCCAGTGAACCACCGAATCATCCAACCTTTTAAAGCCGATCTGGACGTATGCCACACAGTAAGATGGTTGAAGTAATAAACAGAAATAACGCCTTGATTATTAGGCTAAGAATATGACCAAAGCGAGCTGGTCGTTGTAGTAAAGATTATTGTTGATTATTGTCTTTGAGGTTTTACGAGTGAAATAGATCCCACGCGCGTTCGCATAATCGAATGaactcttccttcttggctcGCTGAGTTTCTGGGCTATCTCGTCCGGCACCAAAGGGACCACGACGAGTGGGAGCAGGTCCATGGCCCAGGGGTGGGCTGCCGTCCTCATATTCAGCGCGTGTCCTTCGCCTGCTGGTGCTAGCGCTTCGTGAAGCATCCACAGGTCGACTGCCGGGAGCTGGGGAAGGGGGTGTCGGGGGCTGGTGTCCACCATAGTGAACAAGCTTAGGGAGGAGTTCGGGTCGCCCACCAGCAAGCTCCTGTTGCGCTTCCTCAGCAGATCTGTACTCACGACCTCGTCCAGGCGTAGGGGCCTGTGGAGGTGGAGGGTGGCCAGGGGATGTCATCGGTCCACGAGAGCTGGGACCACTAGGGTAGAGagactgaggctgaggagcaTTGTCGGGATGCGCTGACAGGCCTTGGCCAAATACATCGCTGATAGGCGGTAATCGGTTGGCCGTTTGGGTAGCAGGAATGTGGTGGATATGAGAAGTACTCGAAAGGTTGGATGGCTGGTTGGTGATGTGACGGGTCATGGGAGCAGGATGTTGACGTCCTGTAAAGCTGTGGCCAAGAGGCGCAGACTGGATAACTCTCTCGTTGGCAAATTGCTCATGAGAGGGCGCAACGATGGAGAGGCCAGGGGCCTTATTTCTTCTCGACATGCCGGGTGTCTTGGCGGCGAACTGTGACACGGGATCTTTATCGGGACCGTCTCCCTTGGCAGACTGCTGGTGAAGTCTAGCTTCGATGATGTGTCGTTGTTGTTCTCGAACTGACATGCTTCGCTGCAGCTGCTCCTTCATAACAGGGTCTTGGGTGACAAAGCCAGGAGACAGGCAGGCGATACCAACTTCTTGGATAGCAAGGCCGTCACGGGCTGTCATGGGCCGTGCCGAAGTTGGTTGGTTAGATTTGGGTGTATTCTTGGACAGGTCAAGTTTGCGTGGTCGAGGTCGCGTATGGGTCATGCTGGGAGAGGCAGGCTCCTTCTTGACGATAATTCTAGGGGGCGCGCCGGCTGATCGTGAACTGCAAGGGCAGGTCAGTAAGGGAGTGATCAATTGATGGCGACGACTTGGTCAATTGATTGAAAATGTACTTACGCGCTGGAGGGTGATGATTTGGCACCCTGGCCCGCAGCTTTagggctgctgctggtggaaGATTGGGTTGTCGCATGCGATGTCGAAAGGTTGAGAGAAGACCGTTGTGCAGACGGGGAAGTTCCAACGGTGGCAGCCGAAGTAGAGGGAGCGGGTAGTTCGGGGTTGGAGAACCTTTCGTGAGGAGCGGGAGAGGGAGCCATTGCAATTGCAGCACTCATAATGAAAAGAGTGCGAGTGCAGGGTTGTGGGAAATGGCGACAGGTGGTTCGTGTTGTAAGGAGACAAGTGCGGGAACGGGAGAGCtgcaaggagaagcaggaggGAATAGGCAAGGCCAGTCAGCGAGCCAGAGTGAGCCGAGTACCTGGGTTTTTCTGGGTCTGGGTTCTCGCGAGTTAGAGGTTTCCTTTCTTGTATTGACTAGCGAGTACAGCAGAGACAGCAAAACGGATCGAAACGAATGGGTCGGAGACGACCGTAAATGTGAAGTGAGACAGGAATGGAAACGATCGTGAACGTGGCCGACTCGAGTCAGCACACGATTCGATTCGACTTTGGGTGAGTCTTGTCGCGGGAGTGAcggacaagaaggacaagaagagccagaagaACGTTCAGAACtagaaccagaaccagaaccacaCAAAGGGAGGCcgggctgggctgggctggggCTGAGATGGGCTGGAAGGAACAATAATATGGATAGCTCAGCTCAGGCGACAGAGACCAGATATAGAAGCTGGTTGGTCCGTTGGTGGTGGATGGTTCGACGACGGCTCGCTATTCTTTTTTGCCCTGCGCGCTCTGACTTGGGTCCAAGCTCAAAGCGGGCGGTTCAGCTCTGTGCGAGATGTGACAGAGCAGAGCAAGCAGCAAATGAAGCCAGATCCAATTTGCTTTCCCTTGTTCTGCATGCAAGATGGGAGGTAGAGAGAGGGAGGGGGATTCAGAAGGGAACAAGGGAAAaaatgaagatgacgaacCGAGAAGGATAGAAGAAGAGATAACCCGGTTGTTATTTCCTCTCCTCGTTGCAGTTGCGAGTAAATGATTAATCGAAGGAGTGAAAAGCCAGGGGCGTCAGAGTGGCCTCGGTCGATCGACTGGCGACTTGTTTTATCAAATTCGGTACGGGGTGGGTTGGGTTGGGATGTTGGCTCCAGCCCGGCAGGCCCGTGTTTCGCGTGGTTTCGCTCAACTCAGTTGGTTTTAGTTGGTTCCCGAATTCAGTTGGTCGTTGTAGTAGGTCGTCGTAGCGGGAAACGACCACCTGCACAGAATTGCTTTTTCCGTCAATTGGAGATGCAGTAGCGCAACCTCTTGGCGGCTGTCCTTCTGGAGGGACGTCCCTGATAACTGTGCCAAGCTGTCACAGCGAGAGAAACCCAGATCCAGATCCAAATACAAATCGACAAAGGTCCTCTCTTGTCGATATAGGCTGACTGTGTGATTAGGCCTGTAAGTACTGACGGTGCAGGCAGTTCAAGCGGCTAGCCAACAACGTAAATATGCAAGACCGTGGGCCAGACGCAATGGATCAGCGAATGAAGAGATTCTCACAGCCGACTGTAAATGTGACGAGGGAGAGGCGTTGGTGCCGGCGGTAGCAATAGTACAGGAGTGACAGCGAGCAATCACAGATAGTCGCAGTCCCGGTTGCACGTATCAATCAAAGTCAAGCTCTCGGAGATGGAGGTGGGAGAAGGACGCAATGTCGAAGGAAGGAGCCGAAATCTCTCGACAACAGCGAAGAAGGAATAACAGCAGAAGTTCACCAGATCGTCAATGAGGGGTCAGTTGGGGACCTGGCGATGTTTTATTTGGTGCCATGTATTTTATGAAGGGGGATACGGAGAAAAGTGACACAAAGCACGACGCCTGGTTCGTATCTTGAAGCAATGGATCCAACCCGGCGAGACGAGCCAAGGGACAAGGATGCGATCGAAAGAATAGAAAATGACTGGGGTGCGCCTGGTTGGCTACATGCCTTAAGTCTGTCGAGGGGGGTGAGACTATCCAGCACCAATCCAAAGCCTGAGAAAGGATGAACTAACAGCCTGCCTACACATTTATTAAACGTAACAGAGAGCGGTGCAAAGGCCCCTATTCCAGAGCTAGGTACCTATCTTGTCGGTTCGTAGAGATCGAATCATACCgaccaacaagacaagaataAGACAATGGTAGCTATCCGAGGCCTACATACCTAGATAGAACTGGCAAATTGACAGGTCGACAAACGTCCTCAAGGAAACAGCACACGAGGCATGGCGAACCAGGGTCCGGGGTGGTCCTCACCTGAATCCTGCTGCTGGATGCACGCGACCCAAGCCAACCGTCGGCCACTCGTTGTTGACCTCGTTGACATAAATTTTGCTCCCACCGTTGCTGGCGGTTTGATATTGATAATACTAGCAAACCCTTCGACGTGGCCCCAGTTGCTGCTTGGTCGCAGATCCCTGTTCGAATTGTCGGCCATGAACCTCATATGCGCACGAGTTGTGTGTAATTGCTATATTGGCCGTGATGTGCTGCTGTGATTTTCTATTCAACCAGCATGTGATGTCCTTTGGCTCCAATGTACCGAGCATGATGGAGTATCTGGCTCCATCACGCGTCGTTCCTTATTTCCACTCGTTGATCTCAAATTCGTTTGACTGACGACTGACTAATACTCCATTCAGAcgctctctctctccctctctctcttttttttttttggtctATACAGCTTCGCCTGACCCCTGGGTTGAAGATTAAAATCGACTTGACcgctcctcagccttgatatACATCTTGTGTCGATCTCGGACACTCAAATAAGCACTTGGCTGTTGAGAAGCAGTATGTCGGGTTTATAACGCAGGTCTCAGATCACTAATGAGGACAAATTCGCTGTGAGCCGTACCACCACCTGTCGTACCGTGTTTCCGGTGGCAGCTTCAGGGTCTTACTGGGACGGGGGGAGTGGTGTGGAAGGACCTCCAGGGATATCTAGGATCTGAAAACCATTCCATCTCATTCCTGTAACAGCCAGTATCAGCGCCTTGTTCAGAAGGCTTTATTGATGCTCGCCGCTAGTTAACCCCATGGCGCTGGTACGCTAGCGGTCTCAAGGCCGCTGGTTGGTGGTTCGGGATGGGCCAGAGCCGGTCATCTGAAGAACGATGCAACTTGTTTCGTCAGCGGTCCACGAGGAAGTTTAGTTTTAATGTCCATGGAAAGAAAGATTGACAGACCATCAAATAGTGGCCAATGATAGCTTGCCCTTTATCTGTCATCAGCAAACCAAGACCACTAAAGGAGTATGAAAAAGGGGGGTTCATTGGACGATTCGAcattgttgctgatgagagGTTTTGACGATTCTCGTTTACTGGCAAGCGATAGGTGAGAATACCTGGTACCTATCGCAGCTACGAACTCTCATCCCATCTAGGTTTGTATGTACCTTTACCTTTCGGCAAGGTCAACTCAACCTCACCTACCCACGGAAGTCAAAAATGCCATGCATGTACTGTAGGCAGGTGAGATCGGGGGCCTTCCTCAATGGGGCTCGGGTACATGGGTCGCCCTTGCCAAAGTTCGATTTATCCCATGGCTAGGATAAGGCATTCCGAGGCAAAACCAACATCCTCATATCAAAGAAATCTTGGAGTGCCATGACTGCCTCGTGGCCATTGACATCAACCCTGGCTCTTTACTGGGTACTTCACCAAAAACACCTGGCACCTTATTAATCTTCGGTGCATCCCCCAAAGAACCCACTTTCAATGATACGTCCTGTCGTCTCCCCACCATCTCAACTTGCGCACTCTCTCTCACACGCTGAAACTTGCCCCTCACTCGCCCCGGAACCCCCAAACAACCTTAGGGCCCTGACGATCCTTTGATGGATATTGTACACCTGGATAATACAGCAAACCTCCATACCAGCTGCTATGCTAGGAACCACAAGGGCTTCTGGACAAGTTGATAGGAGAATGCCACCACTGCGAGGATGtttggctgttgatatcaatGGGGTCATGGAGAGAGGTTTGGAAACAAAGGAGTGTCCATTCGTCTTTATATGTTCTTGCAATTGTTTCGGACCGTCGTTTACAGTTGAGCCCCCCTCCCCTCCTTTGAGCCCCCCGTTTACCGTGCACCAGAAGGCAATAGTTTCGCTTTTATAAGTCAGAATAACAAGAGGAAGTTTGTGAATGATGGGCTGATGAAAGGTACAGTGATTACCTCCAACTGTCTCAGTGTGTAACAAATAGTCTTGCTGCTTCAGCACGTTCTTTCGAAAtatcatgatcttcattATTTACACTCCCTGTTGCGATTTTCTGAAATGATCTACATACGTTCTGATGTCCATCAATCATGTCTAAGAAAAAAGTCACCACTTACACACTAACAAAACTGACAATCTTTTCCTCCAAGACTGAGAAACTCGACTGGAACCCTTCGTTGTCAAAGAATTGTGACCGCAGAAATCAATCTGGCATGATCGATAGCACAACTGGACTTGAGTATTTTTGGGAAAAGTTCAATTTCGTCACACAACATCCAATATCTGACCCACGCCATATCACGTTGGTGTAAACATTCAAGAGTCTCACTTGCATCGACAGCGCTCCATTTCCGCCTTTATGACGACGATCCTTGTACGTATTATGCCCCTGTCTCTGATCGGTCCTCTCGTCTTGATCCTGGCCAACCACTTGTGACAGACTCATCATTTTCATCGGCAACAATAGTCCACATTCATTTGATCTCCCTCACACACACTATACATATGAATGATGAAACAAACTCTTCACATTAGAGTTGGTTCACAATGGGACCTTAGGCTAACGACTCATGGTACTTGGATAGGTAGCAAGAGTCCGATACAGGAAAAAAAAGGTCAACGCCATGGCCCTTGCCAGAtggaaaaaaagaagaggcGTCGCACATCTCCCGCCGCCAACGCCTCAGGTGGCTTTTGGTTGTTTTAGCCAGAAAGTAGCTAGCCACGGAGGCTTTTAACCCATCCTCTAGAATGCCTTGTAAAGGACTTATTAATCAGGTTTTTCTCCCTTCCTACTCTCGCTTCTGCCTCGCCTTCAGCATCCGTTTCTGTTTCTCAGGGCTATGCCCGCTGGAACTCTGGGCAATTGCAATTGCGACTCTCATTCAGCAGCGGCTGTGTTGGGACTGTGGTGTCGTCGTTCGTTCGTCGAACCTCATCTCACCTGAGACGTTGTCTCAGGTTAGCAGCTTTGTGGAGGGTTTCCTCCACCTGCGCTGACACCACACACCTCACGCTACTGCAACGCAACGCCGCACAAATGCCCAATTCGTTCTGCAGCCACCCTCTTCTGGGCGCCGTCGTTTGCACATGTTTCGAATTGTCCATGGAATGACCTTTGATTGGTTCATCACTACTACCCTCAAACATGACCAGAGCTAATCCGTGTCAATACCTTATGTGGTTTAGCCATCATCTCAACTTATCCCTCCACTATACGGAGTACGTACTTGTCATCTTCTGCCATCCATCCACTGGGCTGTCTTGCTTATGTCAGGCGGCTGAAGGGCTGTATGTTTCTCTCGTGAGGTTCTTTCGACAACCAGGCGAGGTCGTACCTAATATGGACCTCAGAGAATCACCAGGAGTTGCTATCTAAAACATTAATGTTTGTACTATATTACGAGTTGCAAGCGATATACTGGGGGGTCCTTGAAGCTCACCGAAACAAATTGCCGATACCACAACGTTCTATGAGTTGGAACTATGCTCCGTATGCGGTGGGTATTACTTCTATGCGAGCACGGACAATGTCAACTTGGGTTTGACTACCGATGTAACGCAGATGATGCTGTTACGATGTGAGTTACGGTGAAAAGGCTGTGCCTGCGCCCTTGCATATATAAGTGTATTGTAAGTCGCGTAACTTCATGCGCTCTCGCTCTGAAGCGGTGCTTGATCGAAGGTGCTGAGTTTCACCATACCGCTCTAATAGTGTTGGTGAGCGAGCATA
This genomic stretch from Fusarium oxysporum f. sp. lycopersici 4287 chromosome 5, whole genome shotgun sequence harbors:
- a CDS encoding sarcosine oxidase — protein: MEQYDVAVVGLGALGSAAAYQASIKGAKVVGFEQFELGHVRGASHDTSRIVRTSYGAPEFVALARSAYKDWAELERRSGMKMLTITGGVVFLPQKGPTPSSDFTTSLDANGVPYEVLTPEETNKRWPGFNVPQGVDTVFTPDSGIVHAAKAVMTLQFQARFNGAVLKENTRVEAVTPQPSGGVTIETSQGVYHARKVIIAADAWTNKLLKPLGVELPITVMQEQVTYFKPSHEHEAQFANDKFPVWIWGGEKWFYGFPLYGEPALKAGQDAGRNDMNPEERTWRPSERLSNELNGFLDRLIPKRGDELRTVTCQYTITPDRQFIISELEKHKDVILALGNAHAFKFAPAIGRVTAELALDGKTTDDISKFGFPKTTPSKL